Part of the Vigna angularis cultivar LongXiaoDou No.4 chromosome 1, ASM1680809v1, whole genome shotgun sequence genome, tactaTTGTGCGTTTTACTTAATAAGGTATATTCGGAAAGCAGTATAGGTAGTGAATTAGATATaggatattatattatattttttatttaaatttgttattattatttcgtAAAAGGCCCAAGGCCTCTATTACGGCTATTTAAAGCACCTTtagatgaatgaaaaataacacCGCAGTTAACAACAGAGAGAAATATAATTGACATATGCGCAACGAGagttcttttcttttaacaatACTGACCTATTTGGGAAAGAATACAGAAAATGTTACcttgattgaagaaaaatacaaaagaagaaTAAGACATAGTGAAGTGTTTGTTGTTTTAGAAGTTGGGAAATGAAAGGAAAGTTCGAAGAAATGGGTGAATTATTAGATAAACATCAAAAGTGCACTACTTATTGGAAGAAATGAGCATAGACAAAACTGCTATTAAAACACACCATTTTTTATATCCACTGTGATAATCAGTATGaaaaatttttatattggttttgAAACTagtatgaaaaattaaatacttgttatatttttattctgtaCTAGTTTCAAAATCGATATAGAGAATCTTTTTTCatcgatataaaaaaaattcttgtaCTTGTGATATCAAATatcgcataaaaaaaattaataagtacttattttatggtttagtgaaattgaaatatttattttcttgtcaTGTATTTATATCAATCATCTTGGTCAACATGTTCTTCATCAATATTTCCTTCATcctcactttcatttttttaactttatttcttccttagattgactattttttttagaaattcatCAATCTACCTGACCACATAATGATGTTATGTATGTTTTATATATCTTGTTCTCGCGTAATTGATTCATCATATTACTTTGTTACTCTTTTGTTGATTTCTCTTTTGACCTTGAGTTTTCATCTTccaatgttattatttttaagattgtCCATTCAAAGAGAGACGAGTCAGGTTGAGAATTTCAACTTGTGAACCTATTTTGGTCCGGTTCGACCAGTTTGTCAATTTGACGAGCTAAAATGCAGGTCAGTCTAGTTTGACTTGTTGgcccttttttttaaattaaaaataaaataaaataatttaaaaggttAACTTTTCTatgttgtaatttttaaaagtataaatatataatagtattttaagttccaattattaattataataaaataatttaacatggaaatacaataattattttaatttatctaactAAAAGCATCAACTAATCCATTAAAAGTTtagcaaatattttatatgattaaatgtgcttttaatattcatttgtatgtatatacaaaccaattttaaaaataaaaattttaaaaaaaattgaaaacaagttaaaaattttaaaaattaaaaaaaattaaaaaaaggagTAACGGGTCAGCCCAGCCCGTCAATCTGTGCAAGACAGATTGTCATTAGTGACCAATTTTTATTTAACGAAACATCTTGACCCGACTCGTTTTTTAATAACCAATAATGAGTCAAATCAAATCGGGTCAAGCTGCCAATTTTGTTATCTCTACAAATAGTCGACGTTGTTGGTAtcgttttattaaaataataaaatgattaaataattaatttaatttataaaataaacaaatttcaataaCAAACacttaaatagaaaaaataaaatgtaattattttaatttttaaaataaaaattatttaaagaatgaaattagaaagaaaaatatcgTATATGTGAAAAAAACCAatcatcttttatatatatatatatataagtgtgtGTTACttatatgtttatgttttttttttttacgataTGATTTGGCGAATTTCACTAATTTCTGAAGTCTAAACGGCTGAATTCTTTTGGTGGTTacacaatttttgaaaaaagtaaAGTCAAATAATTCTCATAGACAGTGGAATTGTGAATAAGtgtttttcatctttcttttcaCATATTCGTTATTGTGTTGAAAAACTAGAGGTTCCTTCCCTCAGAAATCATGCCAAGAAtcctatataaaataaaaattccatttttcctttcattaaTGTAATTAGTTAGTAAGTGagcaattcaaaataaataaatagaaacatGACTAATTATTTCACTGCACAAGTTATAGTGATGGTTAGTATCGGACAGAAGTGAATTCTCATCACCactaattagaatttttttgctaacaacattttttttatttattaggtTAGATCCTAATCTAGTATCATgttgatattatattttgtttatgcaCATTtctactaaataaataaaatatctaatattttttatatcatgttTTAACTAGGGACATTTTCTTTCAAAGATCATGAAGTACTATCACCacctatttttatattttcactaattaattttttgattatttgtaatataattttttagcaTACACCACAACCACTTATTtcgtttttaaatataaatttatatataagatccggataaaaacaaaatacattttatttttatttttataatttataatattaaatattaaatatttaattataatattttattagatgataaaaatatttataaattatataaaaaattaattaataattatttttattttaatttttaaaaagttgaataaaggtttatattttaatataatctggtcaataattttcttttctttcttttatttcggatttgattatttattctttattaaaaaaaattcaaattcagtgtttttattttaaaagatataagtTGAGATTTTCGTTTTGaacttttaaaagttattatatgCTTTCgcattatgaaaattattacaCTTTTCACTCTCAAagcaaaagtattttttttcatagatataaaaaataataaatatgattaataacaaatcaaagtaaaaaataaaaaataacaattatgaATAGTTTCGgattatagaaaaaaaacttattgaAAACAAGAATGACATATGGTAAGATTATAAAAATACACATATAAATCTAcctatgaaaattaaattaaaattgtattgatttgaatttaatattaaaattaaagattaaatatatttttagtcgtATGTTCTAAAATTGGAAGATGTTTcagtccaaaaattttaaaacgaatgaaaataatcttttaaaacatatatttttttaaacgtgTTCAATCAGACTAATATTTATAACATGTCTAGATAAtgtaaataacataaatatcatCCTAAAACGaatataacatattaaaaaatttaattaaaaaaattatattaacttatttttaaaatttgaaaacaaaattatatattgaaaCATAAACGAGTTTTAACTCCGCCTCCAAATCATACcccttaaattaaataataaataatatttgcgTTATATTATTTGgtttcactaaccttttaataaaaataaaatctgaactAAACCCAGTAAGAAACATCTTTAGATAAAAGGCCCATTATCCGGGAAATACGCAAACGGGCCCATCTATAACAGGCCTAAACCCAGAAGACGGAAAAGGGTTTTGGCATTTGGATATAAAAATTGACCTTAGGGTTTGGAAGTGCACTTGTACAGAGGAATCGCGGCAGAGACGAAAGCGGAACCCTAAAGCAGAGGAAGATGGTGAAGTTCCTGAGGCCAAACAAGGCAGTGATCGTCCTGCAGGGCCGTTATGCGGGGCGGAAGGCTGTGATCGTTAGGTCCTTCGACGACGGAACCAGGGAGCGCCCCTATGGCCACTGTCTGGTTGCCGGAATCAAGAAGTACCCTAGCAAGGTCATCAAGAAGGACTCCGCCAAGAAGACGGCGAAGAAATCAAGGGTGAAGGCCTTTGTGAAGCTGGTGAACTATCAGCATCTCATGCCCACGCGCTACACGCTCGACGTAGATCTCAAGGACGCCGTCAA contains:
- the LOC108347867 gene encoding 60S ribosomal protein L27, producing the protein MVKFLRPNKAVIVLQGRYAGRKAVIVRSFDDGTRERPYGHCLVAGIKKYPSKVIKKDSAKKTAKKSRVKAFVKLVNYQHLMPTRYTLDVDLKDAVNPDVLSSKDKKVTALKETKKRFEERFKTGKNRWFFTKLRF